One stretch of Bradyrhizobium canariense DNA includes these proteins:
- a CDS encoding sulfite reductase subunit alpha translates to MNQITSPPRLEVIPESAPFSEAQRSWLNGFLVGLLQLDGSVPLSPEQGAAVLQGVAGDGDDGEAPWHDQTMPIADRMKLAEGRPMRRRMMAAMAQQDCGQCGYNCNDYSDAIASKSEARLNLCVPGGKETARMLKALHEELEKAPAAASVPAVATAAAAPAILGEPGRSRDNPVAATFLSRRLLNKTGSEKETWHIDFDLSGCGLDYVVGDSFGIFAKNEVGHVDQIIALLGASHTTNVNGKTLRDVLIDDVSLAPAPDKLFELISFISGGAQREKARALAQGEDPDGDAATLDVMAALQKFSGVRPHPEAFVEALEPLQPRLYSISSSHNATPGKLSLTVDCVRYVIGKRKRLGLASTFLAERINPGDELKVYVQKAHGFALPQDPKTPIIMIGPGTGVAPFRAFLLDRRATGATGKNWLFFGHQRSGSDFFYSDELNAMKTAGLLTRLSLAWSRDGDKKFYVQDRMREVGREVWTWLAEGANVYVCGDAKRMAKDVERALVDIVAQFGARSTDEAVSFVGELKKKGRFQQDVY, encoded by the coding sequence ATGAACCAGATCACTTCGCCGCCAAGGCTTGAGGTCATTCCGGAGAGCGCGCCGTTCTCGGAGGCCCAGCGCTCCTGGCTCAACGGATTCCTCGTCGGGCTCTTGCAGCTCGACGGCTCGGTGCCGTTGTCGCCCGAGCAAGGGGCGGCCGTGTTGCAGGGCGTGGCCGGCGATGGCGATGATGGCGAAGCGCCTTGGCACGACCAGACCATGCCGATTGCCGATCGCATGAAGCTCGCGGAAGGCCGCCCGATGCGACGGCGGATGATGGCGGCGATGGCGCAGCAGGATTGCGGCCAGTGCGGCTACAATTGCAACGATTATTCCGACGCGATCGCGAGCAAGAGCGAAGCGCGGCTCAATCTCTGCGTGCCCGGCGGCAAGGAAACCGCGCGCATGCTGAAGGCACTGCACGAGGAACTGGAAAAGGCGCCCGCCGCCGCTTCCGTTCCGGCCGTGGCGACGGCCGCGGCGGCGCCGGCGATCTTGGGTGAACCTGGACGGTCGCGCGATAATCCGGTGGCGGCAACCTTCCTGTCGCGTCGCCTGCTCAACAAGACCGGGTCGGAAAAGGAAACCTGGCATATCGATTTCGACCTCAGCGGCTGTGGCCTCGACTATGTCGTCGGTGACTCCTTCGGTATCTTCGCCAAGAACGAAGTGGGCCATGTCGATCAGATCATTGCCTTGCTGGGTGCCTCTCACACCACCAACGTGAACGGCAAGACCCTGCGCGACGTATTGATCGACGACGTTTCGCTGGCGCCGGCGCCGGACAAGCTGTTCGAACTGATCTCGTTCATATCGGGCGGCGCGCAGCGCGAAAAAGCCCGTGCGCTGGCACAGGGCGAGGATCCCGACGGCGATGCCGCGACCCTCGACGTAATGGCGGCGTTACAGAAATTCTCCGGCGTGCGGCCGCATCCGGAAGCCTTCGTTGAAGCGCTGGAGCCGTTGCAGCCGCGGCTCTATTCGATTTCGTCATCGCACAATGCAACGCCGGGAAAACTGTCGCTGACGGTCGATTGCGTGCGCTACGTGATCGGCAAGCGCAAGCGGCTTGGTCTTGCTTCGACCTTCCTTGCCGAACGCATCAATCCCGGTGATGAATTGAAGGTCTATGTGCAGAAGGCCCATGGCTTTGCGCTGCCGCAGGATCCGAAAACGCCGATCATCATGATCGGGCCCGGCACCGGTGTCGCGCCGTTCCGCGCCTTCCTGCTTGACCGCCGGGCAACCGGGGCAACCGGCAAGAACTGGCTGTTCTTCGGTCATCAGCGCAGCGGCTCTGATTTCTTCTATTCCGACGAACTCAATGCCATGAAAACGGCGGGACTACTGACGCGGCTGTCGCTGGCGTGGTCCCGCGACGGCGACAAGAAATTCTATGTGCAGGACCGGATGCGCGAAGTCGGCCGCGAAGTGTGGACATGGCTGGCCGAGGGCGCGAACGTGTATGTCTGCGGCGATGCCAAACGAATGGCAAAGGATGTCGAGCGCGCGCTGGTCGATATCGTCGCGCAGTTCGGGGCGAGGTCGACCGATGAGGCCGTGAGCTTTGTCGGGGAGCTCAAGAAGAAGGGGCGGTTCCAGCAGGACGTGTACTGA
- a CDS encoding spermidine synthase, translated as MIPWQQIDTTQVPGADVELRLMRRGAEFSMMLGQNELMNSRLSGSEEALATLACKRIEGIKRPHLLIGGLGMGFTLRAALTVLGAEARVTVAELVPAVVAWARGPMAELFGASLTDPRAIIREADVADVIKSSPSTFDAILLDVDNGPEALIRKANDALYDLEGLKAIRRALRPGGVLAIWSSGPNALFSKRLRASDFDVNEVGVRATSKRSGAHHVIWFATKSDSAR; from the coding sequence ATGATTCCATGGCAACAGATCGATACGACGCAGGTGCCCGGCGCAGACGTCGAACTTCGTCTGATGCGCAGAGGGGCCGAGTTCTCGATGATGCTCGGCCAGAATGAATTGATGAACAGCCGCCTCAGCGGGTCCGAGGAGGCGCTGGCCACACTCGCCTGCAAAAGAATAGAAGGGATCAAGCGGCCCCACTTGTTGATCGGCGGACTGGGCATGGGATTTACGCTACGCGCCGCGCTCACCGTGCTGGGAGCCGAGGCGCGCGTTACCGTCGCCGAACTGGTGCCTGCAGTCGTCGCCTGGGCGCGCGGACCGATGGCGGAGTTATTCGGCGCCAGCCTGACCGATCCGCGTGCCATCATCCGCGAGGCCGACGTCGCTGACGTGATCAAGTCCTCGCCGTCAACGTTCGATGCAATCCTGCTCGATGTCGATAACGGCCCGGAAGCCCTGATCCGCAAAGCCAATGACGCCCTCTACGACTTGGAAGGATTGAAGGCGATCCGACGCGCACTACGACCGGGCGGCGTTCTCGCCATCTGGTCATCCGGGCCGAACGCTTTGTTTTCGAAACGGCTTCGCGCGTCGGATTTTGACGTGAACGAAGTCGGCGTGCGCGCGACCTCGAAGCGCAGCGGCGCCCATCACGTCATCTGGTTTGCGACAAAATCCGACAGCGCGCGTTAG
- a CDS encoding ribonuclease activity regulator RraA, with protein MSLTPEAIATLSRVSTATITTVLLKKGLRNVWMRGTRPLRPGQPRLVGPAFTLRFVPAREDLATPESWSSPISTRTAIEAMPEGCIAVVDAMGVTDAGIFGDILCARMVKRKVAALITDGVVRDLEGVLGTGLPVWCDGYAAPPSVAGLTFVGWGEPIGCGGVAVFPNDVVVADQDGAVLIPQAFLELVLAEGAEQERMEAWIVDEVNKGAALPGLYPMNAETKARYAASKK; from the coding sequence ATGTCCCTGACCCCTGAAGCGATCGCGACCCTTTCCCGCGTGTCCACCGCCACCATCACCACGGTTCTCCTCAAAAAGGGCCTGCGGAACGTTTGGATGCGGGGGACGCGTCCGCTGCGGCCCGGACAGCCCCGGCTGGTTGGACCGGCGTTTACGCTGCGTTTCGTGCCGGCGCGCGAGGATCTGGCCACGCCCGAGTCCTGGTCGTCGCCGATTTCGACCCGCACGGCGATCGAAGCCATGCCCGAGGGCTGCATCGCCGTGGTCGACGCCATGGGTGTCACCGACGCCGGCATTTTCGGCGATATCCTGTGCGCCCGCATGGTCAAGCGCAAGGTTGCGGCACTGATCACCGACGGCGTCGTGCGCGATCTCGAAGGGGTGCTCGGCACCGGTCTGCCGGTTTGGTGTGATGGTTACGCGGCGCCACCCTCGGTTGCCGGCCTGACATTCGTCGGCTGGGGCGAGCCGATCGGTTGCGGCGGCGTTGCGGTATTTCCCAATGACGTCGTCGTTGCCGACCAGGATGGCGCGGTGCTGATCCCGCAAGCGTTTCTGGAGCTGGTGCTGGCCGAAGGCGCCGAGCAGGAACGAATGGAAGCCTGGATCGTCGACGAAGTGAACAAGGGCGCGGCGCTGCCGGGTCTCTATCCTATGAATGCCGAGACCAAAGCGCGCTATGCCGCGTCAAAGAAATAA
- a CDS encoding LamB/YcsF family protein, with translation MTTIDLNCDLGEGFGAWEMGNDAAMIELATSVNIACGFHAGDADIMRHTVELAKARGVSIGAHPGYRDLHGFGRRPFPGMKASEIENLVAYQIGALQAIATAAGHKVTHVKAHGALSNVACDDDMTAKAIANGIKAVDPNLIFVVLANSRLVKAGEAANLPMVHEVFADRAYEDDGSLVSRRKPGAVLHDAGQIAQRVLRMVQDGAVVSVSGKVIKMRTDTVCIHGDTPGAVDIARGVRQALKDGGIEVAPFKKAR, from the coding sequence ATGACAACAATCGATCTCAACTGCGATCTCGGCGAAGGATTTGGCGCGTGGGAGATGGGCAACGACGCCGCCATGATCGAGCTCGCCACCTCGGTCAATATCGCGTGCGGCTTTCACGCCGGCGATGCCGATATCATGCGCCACACCGTGGAACTGGCCAAAGCCCGTGGCGTGAGCATCGGCGCCCACCCCGGTTATCGCGATCTGCACGGTTTTGGCCGGCGTCCTTTTCCCGGGATGAAAGCCTCCGAGATCGAAAACCTCGTCGCCTATCAGATCGGCGCGCTGCAGGCGATCGCGACCGCGGCCGGTCACAAGGTGACCCACGTCAAAGCGCATGGCGCCTTGTCGAACGTCGCCTGCGACGACGACATGACCGCCAAGGCAATCGCCAACGGCATCAAGGCGGTCGATCCCAATTTGATATTCGTGGTGCTGGCGAATTCACGCCTGGTGAAGGCCGGCGAAGCCGCGAACCTGCCGATGGTGCATGAAGTGTTCGCCGACCGCGCCTATGAAGACGATGGTTCGCTGGTGTCGCGCCGCAAGCCGGGTGCCGTACTGCACGATGCCGGGCAAATCGCGCAACGGGTGCTCCGGATGGTGCAGGACGGCGCGGTGGTGTCGGTATCCGGCAAGGTGATCAAGATGCGCACCGACACCGTGTGCATTCACGGCGACACGCCCGGTGCCGTCGATATCGCTCGCGGCGTCCGTCAGGCCTTGAAGGATGGCGGTATCGAAGTGGCGCCGTTCAAGAAGGCGCGTTAG
- a CDS encoding biotin-dependent carboxyltransferase family protein: MSKLVISAIGPASSVQDGGRPGSQRYGLTPSGAIDRLALAAANSLVGNTPFAAAVEIGPFGASFTAREGAVRVALAGAPRSADIAKRPAAFDTSMTLADGETLTLGFARGGSFSYLAIEGGIDGEPMFGSLSVNARAGLGSPYPRPLQAGDELQASAASGAAERRIDLPAAPDGPIRVVLGPQDDEFSDDAKKQFLDSEWKISATSDRMGYRLEGPVIKHLHGHNIVSDGTVNGSIQVPGNGAPIVLMPDRGTSGGYPKIATVISTDLGRFAQIPAGRAFRFKALSMAEAQAEARKFSEILRTLPDRLRDIENFDLNIEALQDANVAGSAVSAIDAATWQVPSATDALAQDL; this comes from the coding sequence ATGAGCAAGCTCGTCATATCGGCCATCGGGCCCGCGAGCTCGGTTCAGGACGGCGGCCGCCCGGGCTCGCAGCGCTACGGCCTGACGCCGAGCGGCGCGATCGATCGGCTCGCGCTGGCCGCCGCGAATAGTCTGGTCGGGAACACGCCGTTTGCCGCTGCCGTCGAGATCGGCCCGTTCGGCGCGTCATTCACCGCGCGCGAAGGCGCGGTTCGCGTGGCGCTCGCGGGAGCCCCGCGCAGCGCTGACATTGCCAAGCGCCCCGCCGCGTTCGATACCTCGATGACGCTGGCGGACGGCGAGACGCTGACGCTCGGCTTCGCACGTGGCGGATCGTTCAGTTATCTCGCGATCGAAGGCGGCATTGATGGCGAACCGATGTTCGGCAGCCTGTCGGTAAATGCCCGCGCCGGTCTCGGCAGCCCCTACCCGCGGCCTTTGCAGGCCGGCGACGAATTGCAGGCCTCTGCCGCCAGCGGCGCGGCCGAGCGCCGGATCGATCTTCCGGCTGCGCCGGACGGGCCCATCCGCGTGGTGCTGGGCCCGCAAGACGACGAATTTTCCGACGACGCGAAAAAGCAGTTTCTGGACAGCGAGTGGAAGATATCGGCCACCAGCGACCGCATGGGCTATCGGCTGGAAGGCCCTGTCATCAAGCATCTGCACGGCCACAACATCGTCTCCGACGGCACCGTGAACGGCAGCATCCAGGTTCCCGGCAACGGCGCGCCGATCGTCCTGATGCCGGATCGCGGCACCAGCGGCGGCTATCCGAAGATCGCAACCGTCATATCGACCGATCTCGGCCGGTTTGCGCAGATTCCGGCCGGCCGAGCCTTTCGTTTCAAGGCCCTGAGCATGGCGGAGGCGCAGGCCGAGGCGCGCAAGTTCTCTGAAATACTGCGCACCCTGCCCGATCGCCTGCGCGATATCGAAAACTTTGATCTGAACATCGAAGCGCTGCAAGATGCCAATGTCGCGGGCAGCGCCGTCAGCGCCATCGATGCCGCGACATGGCAGGTTCCATCGGCGACGGATGCACTGGCGCAAGATCTATGA
- the pxpB gene encoding 5-oxoprolinase subunit PxpB yields MAAPPSPPRMLPSGDSAITVEFSRNIDDAANQRVLSLDRTLARETITGITETVPTYRSLLVHYDPNQIGFDSLSEKLSVLAQLPVPPVISTRRWRLPVAYGGEHGIDLEDVAKTLKTTPDDIVARHVAGDYRVAMIGFTPGWSYLSGLENFLHMPRRQNPRLLTPAGTISVGGVQTGVQCLAGPSGWHLLGRTAVRTYQLHREPTFLLEPGDHVTFSVVDHKTFAEQDRAAESGEIIAELIAS; encoded by the coding sequence ATGGCTGCGCCACCTTCCCCGCCCCGTATGCTGCCAAGTGGCGATAGCGCCATCACGGTCGAGTTCAGCCGCAACATCGACGACGCGGCCAACCAGCGGGTGCTCTCGCTCGATCGCACCTTGGCGCGTGAGACGATCACCGGCATCACCGAAACGGTGCCGACCTACCGATCCCTGCTGGTGCACTATGACCCCAACCAGATCGGTTTCGACAGCTTGAGCGAGAAACTTTCGGTGCTGGCCCAATTGCCCGTTCCTCCCGTGATCAGTACGCGGCGCTGGCGCCTTCCCGTGGCGTATGGCGGTGAGCACGGCATCGATTTGGAGGACGTCGCTAAGACGCTGAAGACGACGCCTGACGACATCGTGGCCCGGCATGTCGCCGGCGACTATCGTGTGGCCATGATCGGCTTTACGCCCGGCTGGTCCTATCTCAGCGGGCTGGAAAATTTTCTGCATATGCCGCGGCGGCAAAACCCGCGGCTGCTGACGCCAGCGGGTACGATTTCCGTCGGCGGGGTGCAGACCGGCGTGCAATGCCTCGCCGGCCCCAGCGGCTGGCATCTGCTGGGACGTACCGCGGTCCGAACCTACCAGTTGCATCGCGAGCCGACCTTCCTGCTCGAGCCCGGCGACCACGTGACGTTTTCCGTCGTCGACCACAAGACGTTTGCGGAGCAGGATCGCGCCGCGGAAAGCGGCGAAATCATCGCCGAGTTGATTGCCTCATGA
- a CDS encoding formate/nitrite transporter family protein → MDYAKPTDVVSSMVDASLKKLALAPRDLLIRGALSGALLGAATTLAFSGAFTTGQPLVGAIIFPVSLVMIVLLGLELVTGSFGLLPLARLEGKATWSAIAANWSWVFLGNLLGSIAYGILIAIALTNMGTAAPAGVAARIIQIAEAKTVANEALGMAGMVSVFVKAILCNWLVCLGVVMAMTSTSTIGKIAATWLPIFTFFALGFEHAVVNMFIIPTGMLLGAKVSVYQWWVWNQIPVTLGNLVGGFVFTGLALYATFKPAEQSAPVAAQLAPQIPAE, encoded by the coding sequence ATGGATTACGCCAAGCCCACCGACGTCGTCTCCTCGATGGTCGATGCCAGTCTCAAGAAACTGGCGCTTGCCCCGCGGGACCTGCTCATCCGCGGCGCGCTTTCCGGTGCACTGCTTGGCGCGGCGACCACTCTCGCCTTTAGCGGCGCCTTCACGACGGGCCAGCCGCTGGTCGGAGCGATCATCTTTCCCGTCAGTCTGGTGATGATCGTCCTACTTGGACTCGAACTCGTGACCGGAAGTTTCGGGCTGTTGCCGCTGGCGCGGCTCGAGGGCAAGGCGACCTGGAGCGCCATCGCCGCAAACTGGTCCTGGGTGTTCCTCGGAAATCTTCTCGGCAGCATCGCCTATGGCATCCTGATCGCGATCGCCCTGACCAACATGGGTACCGCGGCACCCGCAGGTGTCGCGGCGCGTATCATCCAGATTGCCGAAGCCAAGACCGTCGCCAATGAGGCGCTCGGCATGGCCGGGATGGTCAGCGTTTTCGTGAAGGCCATTCTCTGCAATTGGCTGGTCTGCCTCGGCGTCGTCATGGCAATGACGTCCACCTCGACGATCGGAAAGATCGCCGCGACCTGGTTGCCGATCTTCACGTTCTTCGCCCTGGGGTTTGAGCACGCCGTCGTCAACATGTTCATCATCCCAACCGGCATGCTGCTCGGCGCAAAGGTGAGTGTCTATCAGTGGTGGGTGTGGAACCAGATTCCGGTGACGCTCGGCAATCTCGTCGGCGGCTTTGTTTTCACCGGCCTTGCACTCTACGCGACCTTCAAGCCGGCGGAACAATCGGCGCCGGTCGCAGCGCAGCTCGCACCGCAAATTCCCGCTGAATAA
- a CDS encoding (R)-mandelonitrile lyase, producing MEIHLAGSRPTRRAPKENFTGTVWQDPVIMTPAPAHLNCARVSFEPGARTAWHTHPLGQTLYVISGIGRVQAKGGPIREIRPGDVVWIPPGEKHWHGASPANGMTHIAMQEALDGVYSSWMEHVTDAEYSENVGG from the coding sequence ATGGAGATCCATCTCGCAGGCTCCCGGCCGACACGCCGGGCGCCCAAGGAAAACTTCACCGGCACGGTCTGGCAGGACCCGGTCATCATGACCCCTGCGCCGGCGCATTTAAACTGCGCGCGTGTCTCGTTCGAGCCGGGCGCCCGCACCGCCTGGCATACGCATCCGCTCGGCCAGACGCTCTATGTGATCTCGGGAATTGGACGGGTTCAGGCCAAGGGCGGGCCGATCCGCGAAATCCGGCCGGGCGACGTGGTCTGGATTCCGCCAGGCGAGAAGCATTGGCACGGCGCTTCCCCAGCCAATGGCATGACCCATATCGCCATGCAGGAGGCGCTGGACGGCGTCTATTCGAGCTGGATGGAGCACGTCACCGACGCCGAATATTCGGAAAACGTCGGAGGATAG
- a CDS encoding NirA family protein, producing MKLETTSADFSDEQKRYLEGFMSGLQVGRVGRNVGLAAGSGAPAAKGNPEPVGPDAAGLKAQDKVLADGKKLSDPEKFKREQHPFDAYQRLKEQAKGNTPPTPADNFRWRYYGLFYVAPTQDSYMCRLRIPNGILTHWQFAGVADLAERYAGGYSHVTTRANIQLREIPPKHTVGLIEGIQDIGLCSRGSGADNIRNVTGTPTAGIDPVELIDTREYAREWHYHILNDRSLTGLPRKFNVAFDGAGRIAVLEDTNDIAFAAVEVKDGFGAAPGVWFRLGIGGITGHRDFAKQTGIIVKPEDATMVADAIVRVFIETGDRTNRLKARMKYVIDDMGMDKFLLAVEAKYGKAFTRVPPEALEPRPVFDRMAHVGVHSQKQAGLNWIGVVLPIGKLTGDQMRGLAKIAHDLGDGDIRLTVWQNLLISGVADDKLALATAAIKALGLDVEASSIRAGLVACTGNAGCKFAASDTKRHAAEIGDWCETRVKIETPLNIHLTGCHHSCAQHYIGDIGLIAAKVPVGNDDDTVEGYHLFAGGGFGPDADIGREVYHDVKAEDAPKTVEKLLKAYVANRASDDETFLAFSRRHDGETLRKMAEAESST from the coding sequence ATGAAACTTGAAACAACCTCAGCCGATTTCAGCGACGAGCAAAAGCGCTATCTGGAAGGCTTCATGTCAGGCCTGCAGGTCGGGCGCGTCGGCCGAAACGTCGGTCTCGCCGCCGGATCAGGTGCGCCTGCCGCCAAGGGAAATCCAGAGCCGGTCGGTCCGGACGCGGCCGGCCTCAAGGCCCAGGACAAGGTTCTCGCCGACGGCAAGAAGCTGTCCGACCCTGAAAAATTCAAACGCGAACAGCATCCGTTCGACGCCTATCAGCGCCTCAAGGAACAGGCGAAAGGCAATACGCCGCCGACGCCTGCGGACAATTTCCGCTGGCGTTATTACGGCCTGTTCTATGTCGCGCCGACGCAGGACTCGTATATGTGCCGGCTGCGTATTCCCAACGGCATCCTCACGCACTGGCAGTTTGCCGGCGTCGCCGATCTCGCCGAACGCTATGCCGGCGGCTATTCGCATGTCACCACCCGCGCCAATATCCAGCTCAGGGAGATTCCGCCGAAGCACACCGTCGGACTGATCGAGGGAATTCAGGACATCGGATTGTGCTCGCGCGGATCGGGCGCCGACAACATTCGCAACGTGACGGGGACGCCGACCGCCGGGATCGATCCGGTTGAATTGATCGATACGCGCGAATACGCCCGCGAATGGCATTACCACATCCTCAACGACCGCTCGCTGACCGGCTTGCCGCGCAAGTTCAACGTCGCGTTTGACGGCGCGGGCAGGATCGCCGTGCTGGAAGACACCAACGACATCGCTTTCGCGGCGGTCGAGGTGAAGGACGGTTTTGGCGCGGCGCCCGGCGTCTGGTTTCGTCTGGGGATCGGCGGCATCACCGGCCACAGGGATTTCGCCAAGCAAACCGGGATTATCGTCAAGCCGGAAGACGCGACCATGGTCGCGGATGCCATCGTGCGGGTGTTCATCGAAACCGGCGATCGCACCAACCGCCTCAAGGCGCGGATGAAATACGTGATCGACGACATGGGAATGGACAAATTCCTGCTCGCCGTCGAAGCGAAATACGGCAAGGCCTTCACCCGTGTGCCGCCGGAAGCGCTGGAGCCGCGACCTGTGTTCGACCGCATGGCGCATGTCGGCGTACATTCGCAGAAACAGGCGGGCCTGAACTGGATCGGTGTCGTGCTGCCGATCGGCAAGCTGACCGGTGACCAGATGCGCGGCCTTGCAAAGATCGCGCACGATCTGGGCGACGGCGATATTCGCCTGACAGTGTGGCAGAATCTCCTGATTTCGGGCGTCGCGGATGACAAGCTCGCGCTCGCAACGGCCGCGATCAAAGCACTCGGTCTCGACGTCGAGGCGTCATCGATCCGCGCCGGGCTTGTCGCATGCACCGGCAATGCCGGCTGCAAGTTCGCCGCCTCCGATACCAAGCGGCATGCCGCCGAGATCGGCGACTGGTGCGAAACGCGCGTGAAAATCGAGACGCCGCTCAACATCCATCTCACCGGCTGCCATCATTCCTGCGCGCAGCATTATATCGGGGATATCGGACTGATCGCAGCGAAGGTGCCGGTCGGGAACGATGACGACACGGTGGAGGGTTATCACCTCTTCGCCGGCGGCGGCTTTGGTCCGGATGCCGATATCGGGCGGGAGGTCTATCACGACGTCAAGGCCGAGGATGCGCCGAAGACCGTGGAGAAGCTGCTGAAAGCCTACGTCGCCAATCGTGCGTCCGACGACGAGACGTTTCTCGCATTTTCACGCCGCCACGACGGGGAAACCTTGCGGAAGATGGCGGAAGCGGAGAGCAGCACATGA